ATTAATTTCCCAGAATTTACCCATCGGCTAAATTGAACCTTAATGTATTTATCGTCAAGCCCTTTTTTAGTTAATAAATTTGGCGAGACAATTGGAATTTGCCCAAACAACTTAATAATGTCATCATATTTCATGGCAGTATATTATCATAAATGATAACATACTGCAACAGTTTTTTGCTTAAAAATTGTGAAGCAAAACCATTGTTGGACATTCGACATTGCCGTACATGCCGCCTGCCTGACGGCAGGCAGGGCAAGGCAGGGGAATTGGATATTTATTCTTATACATTTACACCCTTTATTTCACACAACCTTCATTTTTGTCCTCCTATCAAACTATCGTTAATAGGTAGTACTTATACTATTTACCATCATTATATGTTTTAGTCTCTTTATAAAAGGACTTTTTAAATTAGAAACCGGACATTTTTATGTTGCCCATACCGGACATTATCACGTTGCTGCTACATGAAGTTTTTTGAAATTGCTAAAAAATCTGAATTTTGCTAAAATAGTTATGAGCATTCCCCGGTAGCGCAGTGGTAGCGCAGTTGACTGTTAATCAATTGGTCGTAGGTTCGAATCCTACCCGGGGAGCCATTCTCTGGCTCGGCTCTTCTCCAACAACGGGGGCAAGCACCCAATTTAAGCACATAACGCTTTTCGGCCAAATCCATAACAACAACCTTTACCTTTTCTTTTCCATTTAGATTGTTGCTGGGCTTTAACCGTTTTATAATCCTGTTTCAAGATTTGATAAATTTTTTTCTATGCGCAATAAAATTACCTCTTTCTTAATAAAAATAGTGCGATCATAAATTCAATTCATGATCGCACTTTCTTAGTGGCAACCTATTTTTTCCTGATCTTAAGCCCAATCACCAGCGCGGCTAGCGCAACTCCCGCCAAGATCATAGGAGCATTACTTCCAATTCCGCCAATTTTCTCTTCGATTTTTTCTTTCATCGGATCAATGAATATACGCTTCAATTCCCTATATTTATCTAAAGCCACCTCCTTTACCCTCTCCTTGTCGTTTTTAACCGCTTCAATAATCGTTTCGAGTGCTTCTGTCAGCTTTTCTTCATCTTTATTCATCTTATGTTCCATTACCATCACCTCCTTATTGATAATTATTTTAATCATGCGATAAAATGGCTGAATTAAAAAGTGCTTGCTTTCCGAAGTTGTTGACTTTTTTCCCCTAGCCCGTATCCGATTTCTTAAATATTATAATTAGTGGCTCGCCAAGCCCCTTTCCCTGTTAGTTGTAACTTCTATAAGCTTTTTTTTATCTGCTTCATTGCGGTTTTTACCATTCTTCCAAAACTTTTATCTTTCCGTCTTTTTTCTAAGCTTGTCATATCATAGTAGTCAGATTCTTTTTTCAACTTAATATAGCCGTCATATTTTTCACAACTCAATTCGCCAGATTCAACGGCAGAAAGAACATTGCATCCTGGTTCGTGTTCATGCGTACAATTAACAAATTTACAATATTTCCCCAATTGTTCTATTTCAGAAAATACACTACTAACACCATCTTTTGCGTCAGCCAAGCCGATCTCCCTCATGCCCGGATTATCAATTATCATTCCGTAACCATCAAGAACAAAGATTTCCCGATGAGTGGTAGCGTGTTTACCCTTTTTTGTATGGGTGCTAATTTCTTTTGTTTTTAATAGTTCTTTACTAAAGTCACGGTCGACTGCCTGTACCATATTCGAGCTCAACAATATTTACCAAATCGCCGACTACGAGGTAATCAAGTTGGGAGACCGCCTGATACATTGTTTTGCCGGTCACTTCAGCCCAAAATTCTTTAATTCCGGAAATTACTCTGTATTTTCCACGGTATTGAGCCACCACTCTAGCAATTATGTAATTAGATTTATTTTGTTTCACTATTTTTAGATTATATCAAAGCATCTTGAAGTCCAAAAGAATTAAGAATCAGACAATTAAGAAACTCATTCAAGAGAAAAAAGAAATTTTGCTTCGCAAAGACAAGAAAATCACCTAATATAATTATAGGCGGCAGAAGTAAACTCAATTTCATCTATTGAAGTATCGCTAAAGGCTTCGATTTTTACTTGGCTATCGCCAGTCATTTGAACAACCATTATTCCAACTCGATTTGCTTCTTGACTTGATGAATATAATTTGTAGGTTGCTTTTCCACTGGCAACTGTAATACTTGCTGGATCATCCGCTGCATTTTGGACATAATAAACACCTTTAGAAAAAACTGTGCCACCAACCGATATCATGATTTGGGTTGGGTCATAATTATCATAAACAAATGCAACCTCTTTTGTCCCTACCGCCGGACTAGAAGTAATATCTGTTTCTGTAACATCACTAAGGAACCAACCACCAATCAATTTCCCTGCTTGATCATAACAAAATTTACCATCCTTATCGGATCCTAAACGTCTTACAGTATCGTAAAGCTGGCTTTTAATCGGTTCTATGAAATATTTTAAAGGCGCATCACTGTAAATATTCATCGTGACATAATGACTGGTATTAATAAATGCCTGAGGAGAATTGCGATTCAAAACCCCCAAGTCAACCGCGGCCGCATGTTTACTCGCCACTCCCAGTTGTTGGCCGGCAGTTACTGTATCACCCTTTTTTAAGTTTGAATCTGCTACAAGGTGAATTAAATAATAAGAATAATTGTTCTTTACACCAATGGTTAAACGATTATCATGTTCAGATCCATAGTTAAATGCGTAGACTTCCAATATTTTACCGCTTGATGGTGCATAAACAGGAATAGTTTCTGTGGCATCATCATGAGTAAAATAAATATGATCAGTTGGCAAAGTATGATCTGAAGGATTTAGGTTTCCAAGTGGCACAATATACTTGTAATTGCTACCAGCCACAGGTGAAACCTCAAAACTAATTACACCTTCTGGCAAGGTGGAATCAAAAACCAAAGCTAGAGGATCATCTTCGCTTCCTCCAGTGCCAGAATCTCCATTTTTTGCGCCACAACCTGCCAAACATAGCATCAATAAAAAAATAACCCCATATTTTAGCCAATTAATCAATTTGTTTTTCAAGATTTTTCCATCCTTTTAGGCGAATTGTAAGGCATTAGAAAAATAAAATCAAGGAATCAATTTAATTTGTAGCGGCAACGTGATAATGGAGAAGAGTTACTTTGAATTCAATGCATGCATTATTATATTTGACCCATAAAACAGGTTCTAACATCCTCCAGCCAGCGGAGCCACTCTTTATTTTAGTTTTTTTATCTGCTTCATTAAGAACTCTACATCCTGGTTCTTGCTGATGTGTGCAATCAAAAAATCTACAGCCCTTACCCAGTTGTTCAATTTCAGAAAATACATTACTTGAAAATTTTGGAATTATAATAAATGAACAGAAAGTGGTTATATGATAACGTTAAACAAATGCCTTACTATGTCTACATCCTCGAATGTTCCAATAAAGCCCTATACACAGGTATTACAACCGATCTTGAAAGGCGTCTGAAAGAACATCAGACCGGGAAGGGTTGTCATTACACAAAACATAACCCTGGTGTAAAAATTCGTTATGTTGAAAAACATCCAAATCGAAGCTCCGCTACAAAAAGAGAGGCAGAGATTAAAAAATGGTCAATTTGCTACCTTTTTTGAATTTTCGCTTTGATTTTATCGATATATATGTAGAAAATTCTAGTTTTAAATCCTTTAATTATAAGGGATTTCTATGAAATTTTGGATGAAGTTTCTTTGTCTTTGGAGTAAAATAAATGGTTAATTATGCAGGCATTCGAATAGATGGTATTGACGCGCGCACTAATCTGCAAGGATTTTGTGTCATTTATGACCAATTCAAACCACGCGATTTAAAAGGCAATCAAACAGCTTCACAAATTCTTTTATCATTAACAAGTCGAAAAATATGGGATTATGAATCTTTTTCAAATATACTTATTAAAATGGCAACAACTGGAGAGTATATACCAGCAAGACATCAGCCTGATTACATAAATATGGGAACTAAACCAAATAGCCTTGGAGAAACTGCTGATAAATTAGAAACGCTAACAATGGAAAAGACTAGAGAACATGCAAGAACTTTTTTGGTAGATGTAGATAAAGAAATCTTACTCCTCTCAGAACAAATTACAGTTGGAACTTATAACGAGGTTGCTGTTTTTTGGGATACTCCCTTTCTTCGAGAACAATATTGCAAAAGAAGCACAAGTATACATACTCATGATCCAAGAAATATAAGTGGAACAAGTGATGCAGAACTTAAATCATTTTTAGAAAATATTAATACTTCCACCGAAATTTATTCATTAAGCGGGTTGCATTTCAGTAATCCAGATTTTGAAGTATTTCTAAAAGATGGGCAACAAACTTGCATGATTGTTGGTTGGCGAGGAGCTAAAATGATGATATTAAAGACCTCTGCAACACAAAGGGATATTCCTAAAGAAATAATTCAAAATCAAATAGAAAGAATGGAAAAAGATTTTATAAGCAGAAGGCTGACATTTCAAAGTCAAATGGCTCACATGAAACGAATTTGCAGTACCTTTGGTTTAATTTTGTATGTCGTGCCACCAGGCAATATGGATTTAGCAAAAAGAGTACCTTTAATTAACTAAAACAAACCAATCTGATTTTCGCTATGTGGGCTAGACTTTGTTTTTTTTAATCATTGCGCTGGTTGCGGGTCTGTTGGGATATACGAATATTGCGGGCTTTTCCTTTGAAATTGCCAAAATGCTCTTTTTTATCTTTTTGGTGCTATTTTTTGTGTTTCTGGTTTTTGGGATAGGATTCTTTTCAAGATTTTAGGAAAGCATCTTTATTTACTTGCGAAAAAGATAATTGCGCAACAAGTTGCTGCGCAATTACCCCTTATTTTAGTTTTTTTATCTGCTTCATTGCGGTTTTTACCATTTTTCCAAAACTCTTATCTTTCCGTCTTTTTTCTAAGCTTGTCATATCATAGTAGTCAGATTCTTTTTTAAGTTTGATATAGCTGTCATATTTTTCATCACTTAACTCTCCAGATTCTACGGCAGCAAGGACTCTACATCCTGGTTCGTGCTGATGTGTGCAATCAATAAATCTACAACCTTTGCTCAGTTGTTCAATTTCAGAAAATACACTACTAACACCATCTTTTGCATCAGCCAAGCCGATCTCCCTCATGCCCGGATTATCAATAATCATTCCGCCACCATCAAGAACAAAAAGTTCCCGATGAGTGGTCGCGTGTTTACCCTTTTTTGTATGAGCACTAATTTCTTTTGTTTTTAATAGTTCTTTACCTAACAATTTATTTATAATAGATGACTTGCCAACCCCCGAGGATCCAAGCAAACAATATATCTGGTTTGGTAATATCTCTTTTCTAATACTATCAATGCCACTCTCAGCTAATATACTGACCGTTATTATAGGAATATCTTTGAAGCGATCACCCATCAAAGTAATTTTTTCTTTAAGTTCTTCGGATGTAATAAGATCAGATTTGCTCAAGACAAATACCGGACTTATCTTTGCAGCCGCTACGATAGTAAGATAGCGTTCAAAACGATTTAAATTAAAATCACGGTCGACTGCCTGTACTATAAAGGCAGTATCAATATTAGAAGCAATTGGCTGGACAGAATCTTTACCTGCCGATTTTCTTTGCAAAATATTTTTTCTTGGCAGAACAGCCTCAATAATCGCATTACCATATTCGAGCTCAACAATATTTACCAAATCGCCGACTACGGGGTAATCAAGCTGGGAGACCGCCTGATACATTGTTTTGCCGGTCACTTCAGCCCAAAATTCTTTAGCGCCAGAATTAATTCTATATTTTCCACGGTATTGAGCCACCACCCTGGCAATAATGTAATTAGATTTATTTTGTTTCACTATTTTTAAATTATATCAAAATTATTTAGATTAGGATTATTTTATGTATAACATTATATCAGGAACAGGCTCACGTTCTTCTCTTTTTGTTCCCCAAAGTTCAAATAGCTCTTCATCGGGGGGCAATCCTATTCGATCAAAAAAACATCTATCCCCCCAATTTTTTGTGAAAAAGCGTGTTCCTGCTTTTCTTGAACGAACCATCCCTTCTGACATTTCATCTGTGGCTTCTTCAAAAGCTTCATCTCTTGTTGCAAAAGTAAAGAGGTGCATTCCTCCGATTAAATAAAGTCTGCCTGTTGCTATATCTACCCCAAAATGTTTTGCAATAAGACCATCATAAAACATGATTCCTCTTTCAATCATTTTCAATATTAATTCTCTTGCTTTATTTTCAATTCCAGTTGTGCCTGTCATTTGGCATGTATTGGATAGGGGGCCTTTTAGGCAAACTGCTTGATATAGTTGCACAATAACAAAGGAATGCCTAATTCCATGAATTAAGGCATCTTCCAATATAATAAAAGGAGCTACTATTCCTCCTAAATTTTGTTTTGTAAACTCTAATGCCCCCCGCGTTGTTCTGGGTTGGGGGACTTTGATAACTACGGGAAAAAGTGGCAGGAGCCGTTGTTCTCCTGGGCGAAAAACAACATCAAAACTTGATTTTGCGCCCACTCTTTCATCTCTTCCTAGTGCTGTAAGATCATTTTCTCCTATAACCTGTCTTAATATTTCAACTTGATGGGGTGTCAACCTATCTGCTGGCTTAAGTTTTACTGTTGATATCCCAGGATTTCCTCTAACCATTTTAACTAAATATTCAATTTTTGGTTGATTTCCATATATCATATTTATCAATATTTTTACAGCTTTGTTTTTTTTTCGATCAGACCACAAAAGAATTTCACTTTTATTTAAGAATTACATTTTTATCTGAATTTTCATGTCAATTTTTAGAATATATAGTAAGAGATTAGGGCTTTGAAAATATGTGTGATACAAATATCAGGAATAAATAAATGAAAATAACAGGTCATAATGTTTATCATCTATCGGGCTGTACCTCAACGGCGATATCTCTTATAGCAAGAGCCGCGTTTCAAGTTGTTAAACATATAAGAGAAAAACAGTATGCCGCTATTATTATTTCTGGTAAAAGTAGAATTATTTCCCGAGTATTACTTGAAGCTGCATGGCGAAAAGTCTATCCTAGTTTAAAAATGCCAAAAATTTTCGGGTTTAATAATAGGGGCAATCAGCTTTTATATAAAGATTTAGATGTA
This candidate division WOR-1 bacterium RIFOXYB2_FULL_36_35 DNA region includes the following protein-coding sequences:
- a CDS encoding ribosome small subunit-dependent GTPase A is translated as MVKQNKSNYIIARVVAQYRGKYRINSGAKEFWAEVTGKTMYQAVSQLDYPVVGDLVNIVELEYGNAIIEAVLPRKNILQRKSAGKDSVQPIASNIDTAFIVQAVDRDFNLNRFERYLTIVAAAKISPVFVLSKSDLITSEELKEKITLMGDRFKDIPIITVSILAESGIDSIRKEILPNQIYCLLGSSGVGKSSIINKLLGKELLKTKEISAHTKKGKHATTHRELFVLDGGGMIIDNPGMREIGLADAKDGVSSVFSEIEQLSKGCRFIDCTHQHEPGCRVLAAVESGELSDEKYDSYIKLKKESDYYDMTSLEKRRKDKSFGKMVKTAMKQIKKLK